Proteins found in one Azospirillum thermophilum genomic segment:
- a CDS encoding curli assembly protein CsgF, translating to MAGVRNAIVIGSLLACAGGAAHSGQLVYRPVNPSFGGDPFNSSHLLGIANAIDKYKDPSAVDPFSLLDRQNPQALLNEQLQQQVTQGVNGNAIDSVLSQNSGNYTLGSSKVSISPNADGQTRRIVLQNLDTGAQTVYDVPLAGSAAGR from the coding sequence ATGGCCGGGGTCAGAAACGCTATTGTTATCGGCTCCCTGTTGGCCTGCGCCGGTGGTGCGGCCCATTCGGGACAGCTCGTCTATCGGCCGGTCAACCCGTCCTTCGGGGGCGATCCGTTCAACAGCTCCCACCTGCTGGGCATCGCGAACGCCATCGACAAATACAAGGATCCCAGTGCCGTCGATCCGTTCAGCCTGCTCGACCGGCAGAACCCGCAGGCCCTTCTGAACGAACAGCTCCAGCAGCAGGTGACGCAGGGCGTCAACGGCAACGCCATCGACAGCGTGCTGTCGCAGAATTCCGGCAACTACACGCTGGGCAGCTCGAAGGTCTCGATCAGCCCGAACGCCGACGGGCAGACCCGGCGCATCGTCCTGCAGAACCTCGATACCGGGGCGCAGACCGTCTACGACGTACCGCTGGCCGGCAGCGCCGCCGGCAGGTGA
- a CDS encoding NAD(P)/FAD-dependent oxidoreductase, producing MDRIASGDGAAPCAGHPAPGRAAGRAPTISCDVLVVGGGCAGVAVAAGLRRRRPDCSIVMVEPRAEHHYQPGWTLVGAGVLDVRRTVRPQAALLPDGVTWIRNTATAFEPEHATVVLQGGDRIRYRVLVVCTGIKLDWTAIEGLAETLGRNGVTSNYRIDTAPYTWALVRALRGGRALFTQPEMPIKCAGAPQKALYLSCSTWERRGVLDAIDVRFHNANAVLFGVPDYVPSLEGYVRRYGARITFQSVLRKVDGPARKAWFEVRGDGGAVSLREESFDLLHVTPPQTTPDAVRASPLVNAAGWVEVDHHTLQHTRYGTIFGLGDACSAPNAKTAAAVRRQAPVVVLNVLSVLDGRSPCAVYDGYGSCPLTVEHGKVVLAEFGYNGKLMPSLPWDSTKPRRSAWIAKTRLFPHLYWNAMLRGRNTFP from the coding sequence ATGGACAGGATCGCTTCCGGGGACGGCGCGGCGCCCTGCGCCGGCCATCCCGCACCCGGCCGCGCGGCGGGACGGGCGCCCACGATCTCCTGCGACGTGCTCGTCGTCGGCGGCGGCTGTGCCGGCGTCGCCGTGGCGGCCGGCCTGCGGCGCCGGCGCCCGGACTGTTCGATCGTCATGGTCGAGCCGAGGGCCGAACACCATTACCAGCCGGGATGGACGCTGGTCGGCGCCGGCGTCCTGGACGTGCGGCGCACCGTGCGGCCGCAGGCGGCCCTGCTTCCGGACGGCGTGACCTGGATCCGGAACACGGCAACCGCCTTCGAGCCGGAACACGCCACGGTGGTTCTGCAGGGCGGCGACCGCATCCGCTACCGGGTGCTGGTCGTCTGCACCGGCATCAAGCTGGACTGGACCGCCATCGAAGGGCTCGCCGAGACCCTGGGGCGCAACGGCGTCACCTCCAACTACCGGATCGACACGGCGCCCTACACCTGGGCGCTGGTGCGCGCGCTGCGCGGAGGGCGGGCGCTGTTCACCCAGCCCGAGATGCCGATCAAATGCGCCGGCGCACCGCAAAAGGCGCTCTACCTGTCCTGCAGCACGTGGGAGAGGCGGGGGGTGCTCGACGCCATCGACGTCCGGTTCCACAACGCCAACGCGGTGCTGTTCGGTGTTCCGGACTATGTCCCCAGCCTGGAAGGCTATGTCCGGCGCTACGGCGCCCGGATCACCTTCCAGTCCGTCCTGAGAAAGGTCGATGGTCCGGCGCGCAAGGCCTGGTTCGAGGTCCGGGGCGACGGCGGCGCCGTCTCCCTGCGGGAGGAGAGCTTCGATCTCCTTCACGTGACCCCGCCGCAGACGACGCCGGACGCGGTGCGCGCCAGCCCGCTGGTCAACGCCGCGGGGTGGGTGGAGGTCGACCACCACACCCTGCAGCACACCCGCTACGGGACGATCTTCGGATTGGGCGACGCATGCTCGGCACCCAACGCGAAAACCGCCGCCGCCGTGCGCAGACAGGCGCCGGTCGTGGTCCTCAACGTGCTGTCGGTGCTGGACGGGCGAAGCCCCTGTGCCGTCTATGACGGGTACGGATCCTGTCCCCTGACCGTCGAGCACGGCAAGGTGGTGCTCGCCGAATTCGGCTACAATGGCAAGCTGATGCCCTCCCTGCCGTGGGACAGCACGAAGCCCCGTCGCAGCGCCTGGATCGCCAAGACCCGTCTTTTCCCGCACCTCTACTGGAATGCGATGCTGCGCGGGCGCAACACCTTCCCGTGA
- a CDS encoding CsgG/HfaB family protein translates to MRVLRKLLLAAAGTAALSACAGAPGASRPELAFSEPVQQEYKTVALDSLQSLPPPAHKIAVAVYRFEDQTGQNKPNESFSEYSRAVTQGGTAILINALERAGNRSWFRTVERAALPSLLQERQLIRVTRDQYGGNGLPPLPPLTYAGIMLEGGIIGYDSNTLTGGFGARFLGVGGNADYRRDTVTVFLRAVSTQTGEVLKSVNVSKTIYSAGLKGGAFRYVGFKDLLEIETGFTTNEPVTLAVKSAVEKAVHSLIVEGLIDGYWRLQDMGLAQPLIDRYWQERDGVFNVTTIKATPEDIQVAPPPRRAPIDGKGGEEGEERMTPPVQPSAPAPGPTYIVPGGQNPLPGQRLPPGVLPPGAAPMSPSATPAPEETTPPTRAAEAATPAPPAS, encoded by the coding sequence ATGCGTGTGCTTCGCAAGCTTCTGCTGGCCGCCGCCGGGACGGCCGCCCTGTCGGCCTGCGCCGGCGCCCCCGGCGCCAGCCGCCCGGAACTGGCCTTCTCCGAACCCGTGCAGCAGGAATACAAGACCGTCGCCCTCGACTCGCTCCAGTCCCTGCCGCCGCCGGCGCACAAGATCGCGGTGGCCGTCTACCGGTTCGAGGACCAGACCGGCCAGAACAAGCCGAACGAGAGCTTCAGCGAATATTCCCGCGCCGTCACCCAGGGCGGCACCGCGATCCTGATCAACGCGTTGGAGCGCGCCGGCAACCGTTCCTGGTTCCGCACGGTGGAGCGCGCGGCGCTGCCGTCCCTGCTGCAGGAACGCCAGCTCATCCGCGTGACCCGCGACCAGTATGGCGGCAACGGCCTGCCGCCTCTGCCGCCGCTGACCTATGCCGGCATCATGCTGGAAGGCGGCATCATCGGATACGACAGCAACACGCTGACCGGCGGCTTCGGCGCGCGCTTTCTCGGCGTCGGGGGCAACGCGGATTACCGCCGGGACACGGTGACGGTGTTCCTGCGCGCCGTTTCCACCCAGACCGGCGAGGTGCTGAAGTCGGTCAACGTCTCCAAGACCATCTATTCGGCGGGCCTCAAGGGCGGCGCCTTCCGCTATGTCGGCTTCAAGGACCTGCTGGAGATCGAGACGGGCTTCACCACCAACGAGCCGGTGACGCTGGCCGTCAAGTCGGCGGTCGAGAAGGCGGTGCACAGCCTCATCGTGGAGGGGCTGATCGACGGATACTGGCGGCTCCAGGACATGGGGCTCGCCCAGCCGCTGATCGACAGGTACTGGCAGGAGCGGGACGGCGTCTTCAACGTCACCACCATCAAGGCGACGCCGGAGGACATCCAGGTGGCCCCGCCGCCCCGCCGCGCCCCGATCGACGGCAAGGGGGGCGAGGAGGGCGAGGAGAGGATGACCCCGCCGGTCCAGCCCAGCGCGCCGGCGCCCGGCCCGACCTACATCGTCCCCGGCGGACAGAACCCGCTGCCCGGACAGCGGCTGCCGCCCGGCGTGCTGCCTCCCGGTGCCGCGCCGATGTCCCCCTCCGCCACGCCGGCGCCGGAGGAAACCACCCCTCCCACCCGGGCGGCCGAGGCGGCAACCCCGGCGCCGCCGGCCTCCTGA